The DNA window GGAGCTGACTGGTACTAATGGCCGATGACTTACAACAACATTTCTTTGTGTTGATTGTTTGCTGTGTGTGTTTGCGTCCACTGTGCGGTTCTCGGGAAACAACCCCTGACGTTCCAGGCCTGTGAGGGTGTGGGGTGTGAGGGATGGTTGTCTCATCGTGTTACGGCGGTCATAGCGTCGAGGAAACGCCCGGTTCCATTCCGAACCCGGAAGCTAAGCTCGATTGCGCCGATGGTACTGCACTCGGGAGGGTGTGGGAGAGTAGGTCGCCGCCGGACATCTTCACTGGGAGTGGAGGAGTGCTTGAACCCCTTTTCTGGGTGTTCGCCTCCTCCACTCCCTTTTCTTGCGCCCGAGAACCCGCCGGCGCACGGCTTCAGCGGGGGAGCGCCGTACAGCAGTGCTGCGTCGTGCGGGGCGTGAGTGCTGAGTTCTCCTGCTGAGGGGCCGGCGGGAAGTCTGCTCTCCGGTGACGGCCGCAGTCTGTCCGCTCACCTCGGGGCCATCGTCCCGTCGGTATCCGAGCGCTTCCCGGTAGACTCTGGAGTCGCATCTGGACCCCCGCTCGCGCGGGCGGACGAGGTGTTCTGGAGCGGCGTGCCGCTCTGATCGTCTGTCATTCACAGTGCGGGCGCATCGTCTCGATGCCCCGCTGACTTCCAGGAGAGCCATGCCGTCCACGCTGCCGGGCGTTCCCGACATCGACGAGGACCTCGCCGCACGCATCGTCGAGCGGCTCGGATCCATCGAGCAGCGCCTGCGGGACTCGGTCTCGAGCTCCGACGACATGATGCGCTGGACCGGCCGCCACCTCATGGATGCCGGCGGCAAGCGCGTGCGCCCGATGCTCGTGCTGCTGGCCGCCTCTCTCGGTGACGTCGATGCTGACGGCGTCCAGGATGCGGCTGTGCTCGTCGAGCTCACACACCTCGCCAGCCTTTACCACGACGACGTGATGGACTCTGCTCCCACCCGCCGCGGAACCGACAGCGCGCACGCCCTGTGGGGGAACAACGTCGCGATCTTGACCGGCGACTTCCTGTTCGCCCGCGCCAGCGGTCTCAGCGCGCGCATCGGCACCGAGGCGGTGCGGCTGCATTCGGAGACCTTCGAACGGCTGTGCCTCGGGCAGCTCCACGAGACGGTCGGCCCGAAGGAGGGAGAGGACCCTTTCGAGCACTACATCTCCGTGCTCTCGGACAAGACGGCGTCGTTGCTCGCCCTCGCAGGCAGCCTCGGTGCCTCCCTGGCGGGAGCCCCGAAGGAGTCCGCGGACGTCATGCGACGCTACGGCGAGAAGGTGGGCGTCGCCTTCCAGCTCGCCGATGACGTCCTGGATCTCGAGAGCGATGCTGCCACCAGCGGGAAGACTCCCGGAATCGACCTTCGTGAGGGCGTTCCGACCATGCCCACCCTGCTGGTTCGGCGCCGTGCTGCCGAGCAGGCGGATCCCGACAGCCTGGGTATCGTCGCGCGGCTCGACGGCGACCTCACCGATGATTCCTCGCTGGATGAGCTCGTAGGGCTTCTTCGCAGGGATCCCGCGCTGGAGGAGACTCGCGAGCTCGCAGCGCGCACTGCGGACGAGGCCATCGCGATCCTCGAGGAGCTGCCGGCGGGGGCCGTCCGTGAGGCTCTGACGACCTTCACGACCACGCTGGTCCGACGGAGCCGCTGAGCGGGGTTCGGACGCGAACATCCTTGCGGTGAGCTCTGGCGGACCCACCGCTGCGTGTGACTCCTATGCGGTGACTCGGCCCGCGTAGTGACCCGAGTCGCCTCCGGGTACCCTGGTCGAGGTCGCGCATGCGGTCGGTGGGTCCTCGGGGGCGTGTCTGCAAGGAGATGCGGCGAGGTCGCCGCTGGACATGCGGAAGAGCAAACGCCTGGGGGTACGTCCATGTCCGACACCGCGGTTCCGAAACGTCGCAGGGGGCGGCGTGTGACGGTGGTGTCGTCGGCGGTGCTGGCGGTGGTGGCGTTGGTGCTGACGGGGTTCGCGATCCGGTATGAGGGGCTGTCCTCGTCGGAGGTGAAGGTCTCCAACGGCGGGGTGTGGGTGACCAACGAGCAGCTGGGGATGCTGGGCCGGCTGAACGTGGATGCGGGGGAGCTCGATGCTCGTCTGTCCGCGACGGGCCAGGATCTCGACATCATCCAGTCGGGCTACAACGTGCTGGAGACCGGTCCGCGGGGCTTCACGCCGATTAACACGGCGTCGGTGACCCGGAACGGTCTGGTGGAGCTGCCGGCGGGGTCGGCGGTGAAGATCGGTCTGGATCGGGTGGTGATCGCGGCGCCGGACGGCAGGGTCTGGATCGTGTCCCCGGAGGAGGCCGCGGCGTTCAGCCCGAGTGCCGTGGATCCCGTGGTCAAGGCCGGCAACGGGCTGAAGCCGGTCGCCGTCTCCTCCACCGGGACGGTGTTCGTGCTCGACGGCAGCCAGCTGCTCACCTTCCCCCGCTCCGACGCCACTCGTGAGACCTCCGCGGCGGATCCGATCCAGGTTCCTGGCGTCTCGTCCTCGGCGGAATCCCTTCAGCTCGCCGCCGTCGGCGAGCAGCCGGTGATCCTGGATCGCGAGAACCAGCTTCTGCGCGTCGGCAATGACATGAAGGAGTACAGCCTCGCGGACTACGGCGTCGCGACGCTCGATGAT is part of the Brachybacterium ginsengisoli genome and encodes:
- a CDS encoding polyprenyl synthetase family protein, which encodes MPSTLPGVPDIDEDLAARIVERLGSIEQRLRDSVSSSDDMMRWTGRHLMDAGGKRVRPMLVLLAASLGDVDADGVQDAAVLVELTHLASLYHDDVMDSAPTRRGTDSAHALWGNNVAILTGDFLFARASGLSARIGTEAVRLHSETFERLCLGQLHETVGPKEGEDPFEHYISVLSDKTASLLALAGSLGASLAGAPKESADVMRRYGEKVGVAFQLADDVLDLESDAATSGKTPGIDLREGVPTMPTLLVRRRAAEQADPDSLGIVARLDGDLTDDSSLDELVGLLRRDPALEETRELAARTADEAIAILEELPAGAVREALTTFTTTLVRRSR